AACAAAAAAATAGTTAAAGACATGACAATAAATTTTTTACATAAAAATGCTTAAATTGAGGTTTATTCGTGTTAAATGGACATTATATGATACTTGAATTCGATTTGACTCAAAAATAATAAGTTCCACCATCtcaaaattattaaatttgaattcaaaaatttagtggCAAGTTCTTAAAACTCGAACTTAATTAAATTCAATTCAATttgaatataaattaatataaaatatatgtataaatacaTCTTATATAATTTACATGATGTAagattaataaaattgaaaagcTCAATTAGGCTCAATAAAACTTGGGAGTAACATTatagaatttgaattttattCGTTAAAATGTTTGACTAGCTCAAATTCGAGTAGGATTGAGAGTTGAGTCCGAGTACAAGCTACTTGCAAACCTAAAATCAATTACACTGTATCTAAAGCGAGTCATTAAGATATTGTGTAGGTTTTTGTTCTAATCCATGCAAACTCAAAATTCATGCCTCAAAATccatattttcaaaattgattaaagcaataaataacaaaaataaaaaattgacaaTATAAATAAACGCATTTTCATAATTCATTTGTTCGGTATATAactaataattctaaaaaataaaaatgataccaaTCTAATCTTTAGCTATTTTGACAACGATTCTCGAAAATAAAATATTGAAACTATCTTTTGATATTGATCCAAGTGAtgatttattgataaaataataaaaattgtttttatgAAAGTTTATGTTTTCTAATGCCGCGAGTAAGGATTGTgaagtttaaatttaatttttagatgaatttatatatattttaataattttatattaaatatactatcaaaatttaatataattccaAATTCAAGTTCCTTGCAATGTGTAATGGATACCATATTAAGAATTAAAGCATCATATTTGATTTTTAGATAAAATAATCATGgaaagaaataaaatgaaaatatctGAACAAGAATCACGTCATAACTTTGATCCCATTATACTTGATTTTATTCTATTCCTTTGTACATAATAAgttttactcaaaaaaaaaaaaaagaaaactaattGAGCAAAGAGAAAAAGAGTATTCCATCATTTTCACGTTCAAATTTTCAtccattttctttcctttacacCGAACGGATAACATGATGCAaaacactttctctctctctttcctttctttccaGTCTTCTCCATTTCCTTCCCCCTCTGTTTTCCCTCGTCCCAAACAGATAAAGTCAACTTAAAAAACCCCAAAGCAGCATATATTCCCCAATATACCCCTATCTAGTCGGTCGTCCCTAGCTGAATCTGCCCATCCCCAAGCTTCTTACTCTCCGCCTGCTTCTTCCTCCAGAAATTACCAAACAGCCCCTCCATGTCCTCCAGCGTCCTCCCCTGCGTCTCCGGCAGCATCGTATAGAAAAAAATCCACCCCACCGTCGCCATTCCGGCGTACAGGAAGAAGGCGCCGCCGATCGTGATCCCTTTGTACAGCGATATGAAAGTCATCGATATAACCCCGCTGGTCACCCTGTTAACCGCCACCCCCATGCTCGCCCCCTGCGCCCGGAGCTTCAACGGAAATATCTCTGAGCTGTACACCCACGTCACCGGCCCCAGACCGATCGAGAAGAACGCCACGTTCGACAGAACCATCAGGAAGCAGAGCACAGCCGCCCACATCACCCGATGGGCGGAGTGGTTTATCACGGTAAGCCCCGCGCCGAGGGTCACCAGCGACACCACCATGCCCCCAACGCTCGTCAGCAGCAGCGGCCGCCGGCCGATGTTGTCTAGCAGGAAAGTGGCGACGAGGATGAACAGGGTCTTGGTGAATCCGACGGCGACGGTGGCAAGGAGCTTGCCGTTGGAGGAGGTGATGCCGGCCTTCTCGAAGATTCTGGGGCTGTACAGCACCACCGAGTCGATTCCGGAGACTTGCTGGAAGAAGTGGATGCCGATGGCGGCGATGAGGACGTGGCGGACGGAGGCGGTGGGGCGGAGGAGGAGCTCCTTCCAGACGTCCTCGCCGTGGCTACGTTTGGAGACCGAGACGACGTCATCATGGCAGTCCTGGGGGATGCCTGCGGCTTCTTTGATGTCGGCGAGCCGGATCTGGGCCTCTTCTGGGGAGTCGGAGGTTTTGTCGAGGACTCGCTTGGCCTCGCCGAGGCGGCCCTGCATGACGAGCCAGCGAGGGGACTCCGGCATGGTGAGCACGACGAGGCCGAGGATGATGGAGGGGATGGCGCTGACGCCCAGCATGAAACGCCAACCCAGATGGTCTGGCAGCTTGGAGAAGGCGTAGTTGGACACGTACCCTAGCAGGATTCCGCCATTGATGAACACCTGCATGCCAcatcaaaattaaataattggAACTGAAAGACGTCCTGATTTGTTAGGTGCTCCTAGGCTTTCTCAGCCCAAAagcccaacaatctccccctcacataTCAAGTTTTGGCATCCCGACAGAACGCTGAATCATGCATGACTCCATTATCCGTGTTGGATTTAGTTTTTCACTGACTCATCTCTACACACTATCTCATACTTGTCCGTTCACCTCGAATTTGATaaggatgtaagaatccgaaagAGTTCAATCACCCCAAGTTCTcgatcattttttaaaaaaatattattaattaatttaaaatttaaaaataggatTGATTGTATGTGACAGAAAGTTGGAAAATTGAGgtcttgtgtgtgtgtgcgtgcgcgcgCGCGCAAGTGTCGGATCATTGTTGACAATTCAAAGGTTGTGTGCGGGGGTGGGGTGGAAAGTGAGGTAGAAAATAAAGTAGTGACAATCTTTCAGAATGATTGATAAAAGCGTGGAATTAAAAGTGGATTTGAATACATTTGGGAAATGACTTTTTACTTGAAATTAGAGACACTAAAGTGATGgacttgaaaaaataaaataaaatttgaagatCCACaaattactttttttaaaaaaatacatgaATTTTAAGTCTTAAATTTGATCTTATAtgaatttagataaaaatatattaatttttttaaatttggaTGAATCTAAATCTAAATTATAAAACTCATGTTCACAatagtatttattttaaataaaattattgaacttatttaatttgtacaaattgtaaataaaattgtaccaatttttatctaaatttgtacaaattcaaattaatatAATGTTTGAAATTTGAAGTATAGACTTCCAAATATtaagtaaatttttttatttgtcaaAAGTagtatttatttttcattttagtttttaaaataattacaatgcTGTCccacaatttttaaaattttttcagctacacaaacttgaaaaagttttcagtttttatttaCAAATGTTGAaagcttaaaaaaaattataattaattttataattaatgatTAATTCTTTTAAAAGTGAACAtgctctatttttattttttggttgggAATTCATAAAAAAAGAGATGGAGCACAAACaataaattaatttattataataagTTAATGTTGATCATATTGAAACATAAAATGttgcatatttttttatatttgaaatCTTAAGAcaagatattatttaataaataaaatgattttaatatgtaaAAAAATAGTTAAAACCATGAAACACGTGTAGCTCTAAGAGGACATTTGACCTAGAAATGAATATACGTGTCAAAAACTTGTGTAATTAGTCTTAATTATTCTAATGAACAAATGATttctaattttaaattaatttataagTAAACCTTACTACCAAATATCACACTTTTGATTActattaatataattaattaaataagtttATGGAAGACTAGGCGCCATTGTTTTTCGCTATAGGTTTTGtcctcatattttttttttaaaaaaagattagCATTATAGCATAATagttaattaaaaaaatcatGCTATTCTCATGATATGAGACATACAGCACCCAACTAGAAACCTCAGGAAAACTATGAGCACATGACAACCCAATGCTACAAAACATAAAGAGAGAAGACAATTTCTCATGACCCAAACAGAGACCACTTCGATAATTCAATAGAAGCTCCTTTTCATGTGATCTCTCTCCGTCATACCAACTCCCCCTGATTGGCTTCCCGGAACCCTACAAAATGTTGACCACCCacaaatttcccaaaaaatcagTGATCCAGATTAGCATAAAGCATTTCTTCTTAATTAATTATTAGTTTCACACACAATGAACAGTCTGGTGTTTCTAATATACCATTCTTTGGCAAACGAATCCAATAGACGAAACAATATTAGTAAGTGAAATGAACCTCGGGGAAGGAGGTAAGGAAGCCGCGGGTGGACGCCGGAGCCACCTCGGCGGTGTAGACGGGAGCAATCATGAGGGCGTAGCCGACGCCGACACCGGCGACGAAACGGCCGAACATGAGGAAGGCATAGTTGGTGGCGAAGCCCATGAGGATGGCCCCCACGAAGAAGATGGTCTGGGCCACCACAATGGTGTACCGGCGGCCTATCCAGTCGGAGGTCCGGCCGGCGGCCCACGACCCGATCAGGCAATACAAGTTCAGGATTCCGGCCAAGACTTCCACCTCCACGTCCGTGATTTTCAGGTCCCTTTTGATGTAGATTGCCGCTCCGCTCATCACCCCAAtatctgagagagagagaaaaaacaaATACTAAACACATGAGGATGTATTTGCGAGAAAATTAGCTTTTGAGAGAAACTATTTTCCCGAGAAAATAGCCGGGGGCTGACGTAATGAGTCTTCGTCAAAAAGCAAAAAGGGTTCCCCGTGTTTGAGGAGATACTGAAGTGTACGTGCACATATGGGTGTCCATTAATGTTCAAAAAATAGGAACTTCAATCAGAAAGACGGgaaattttaatttgtttcaaaaaatctacaagaaaaaaaaatagattagctaataataataacaataataataaaaagctTATGATCCATCACAAGGAAAACGAGTAATTCTAGGACGAGCCTCAACTCGGACATTTTGAGCTTGGTTTCTCACGAAATTTCTCGTGAAATTaaatcaaattatatatattgGAGTAAATTAATATGTGTGACAGTCAATTGTTGTGTTAGGTGTTGCGAAGGTAGCCGGGGGtttaaggtcaaatctcaaaaaaaaacaaaaaacaaaaaacaaaacaaaaaattaagcAGGTAGCCAAAAAAAGATAGAGATGGAATTAGTGATGATTTATTAAGAGTATAGTAGTAAGGGCTAAATACCATAGCCAAGGAGGACAGAGGTCATGGAGGCCAAAACGGCACAGGTAATGGCGTAGATGTTCCTTCTTGGTTTCTTGGGAGGGTCAAAATCAGCAAGACTCTTCTTGGGTTGGCCGGAAACATCATTAGATTCAGCTATGCTCCGATCAGCCATATCTGTAACTTCAATGGGTACGTTGCGGACCACAGCACagtagtgtatatatatagagagagagagagagagagagagggagagaagaagaagaagaagaagaagaggcgAAGCAGAGGTGTGGATATGAGTGAGAGAAATTTTGAAGCCTGCAGGGCCTGTCTCTTAGCTATGTGTAGGTATGCAGAAGAGAGTGCAGCTGCCAACAGTCTTAAATAGACCAATGATTGCGTCA
This region of Malania oleifera isolate guangnan ecotype guangnan chromosome 10, ASM2987363v1, whole genome shotgun sequence genomic DNA includes:
- the LOC131166143 gene encoding polyol transporter 5-like, translated to MADRSIAESNDVSGQPKKSLADFDPPKKPRRNIYAITCAVLASMTSVLLGYDIGVMSGAAIYIKRDLKITDVEVEVLAGILNLYCLIGSWAAGRTSDWIGRRYTIVVAQTIFFVGAILMGFATNYAFLMFGRFVAGVGVGYALMIAPVYTAEVAPASTRGFLTSFPEVFINGGILLGYVSNYAFSKLPDHLGWRFMLGVSAIPSIILGLVVLTMPESPRWLVMQGRLGEAKRVLDKTSDSPEEAQIRLADIKEAAGIPQDCHDDVVSVSKRSHGEDVWKELLLRPTASVRHVLIAAIGIHFFQQVSGIDSVVLYSPRIFEKAGITSSNGKLLATVAVGFTKTLFILVATFLLDNIGRRPLLLTSVGGMVVSLVTLGAGLTVINHSAHRVMWAAVLCFLMVLSNVAFFSIGLGPVTWVYSSEIFPLKLRAQGASMGVAVNRVTSGVISMTFISLYKGITIGGAFFLYAGMATVGWIFFYTMLPETQGRTLEDMEGLFGNFWRKKQAESKKLGDGQIQLGTTD